The Sphingobium aromaticiconvertens genome has a segment encoding these proteins:
- a CDS encoding DUF2274 domain-containing protein, translated as MTKLKLGLLTEDRPVKITVELPAATFRDLTRYAEILAHENGESAGSIEPAKLVAPMIARFMATDRAFLKLRRAAAES; from the coding sequence ATGACGAAACTCAAGCTGGGCCTGCTGACCGAAGATCGTCCAGTGAAGATCACGGTCGAACTGCCCGCCGCCACCTTCAGGGATCTCACGCGATATGCCGAGATACTGGCGCACGAGAACGGGGAAAGCGCCGGATCGATCGAACCCGCAAAACTGGTGGCGCCGATGATCGCCCGGTTCATGGCCACAGACCGTGCGTTCCTCAAATTAAGGCGGGCGGCGGCTGAGTCGTAA
- the trbG gene encoding P-type conjugative transfer protein TrbG encodes MNMIQRAYFRKSVIPALLISASTLAGCATTSAKPSAISYDDAPAIAATLTPEAPASVEIVTLAEPLPLPGQLMPVEERRSPPEPADPSARVSQANAAARVQPVRDGFINAIQLYPWTEGALYQVYTAPGQVTDIALQEGEQLVGPGPVAAGDTVRWIIGDTISGAGASSRVHILVKPTRPDLTTNLVINTDRRTYHLELRGTQRTWMASVSWHYPQDRLIALRGQNTTAAGSAPVATGVDVARLNFRYRIEGDNAPWRPVRAFDDSAQVFIEFPAGIGQGEMPPLFVIGPNGGGELVNYRVRERYIVVDRLFAAAELRLGEHPQQTVRIVRDDARQRGGNRR; translated from the coding sequence ATGAACATGATCCAAAGGGCGTATTTCCGTAAATCCGTAATTCCGGCTTTGCTGATCTCCGCATCCACGCTGGCGGGCTGCGCCACTACATCGGCGAAGCCCTCCGCGATCAGCTATGATGATGCGCCAGCCATCGCGGCGACACTCACACCCGAGGCGCCGGCCTCGGTCGAGATCGTCACCCTAGCCGAACCGCTGCCGCTGCCCGGCCAGTTGATGCCGGTCGAGGAACGCCGCAGTCCGCCTGAACCGGCCGATCCCTCCGCCCGTGTCAGTCAGGCCAACGCCGCCGCGCGTGTGCAGCCGGTGCGCGACGGGTTCATCAACGCCATCCAGCTTTACCCCTGGACCGAGGGGGCGCTCTATCAGGTCTATACCGCCCCCGGACAGGTGACGGACATCGCCCTTCAGGAAGGCGAGCAACTCGTCGGTCCGGGTCCGGTCGCAGCCGGCGACACCGTGCGCTGGATCATCGGCGACACGATAAGTGGCGCAGGCGCGAGCAGCCGGGTGCATATCCTGGTCAAGCCGACCCGGCCCGACCTCACCACAAATCTCGTCATCAACACCGACCGGCGCACCTATCATCTTGAGCTACGCGGCACGCAGCGCACGTGGATGGCGTCGGTGTCGTGGCATTATCCGCAGGACCGGCTGATCGCATTGCGCGGCCAGAATACGACAGCGGCGGGATCGGCGCCGGTCGCCACCGGGGTTGATGTCGCGCGGCTCAACTTCCGCTACCGCATCGAAGGCGATAATGCGCCGTGGCGCCCGGTCCGCGCGTTCGACGACAGCGCCCAGGTGTTCATCGAGTTTCCGGCCGGGATCGGCCAGGGCGAAATGCCGCCCTTGTTCGTGATCGGTCCCAATGGCGGCGGCGAGCTGGTCAACTATCGGGTGCGCGAGCGCTATATCGTGGTCGACCGGCTGTTCGCCGCCGCCGAACTGCGTCTGGGTGAGCATCCCCAGCAGACCGTGCGCATCGTCCGCGACGATGCCCGTCAACGGGGTGGGAACCGGCGATGA
- a CDS encoding TrbI/VirB10 family protein: MSVEPEAPEQGRPSLAASTPAEPAPLAPADPAGFRLRGEVPRVMRLSRKVITGIGAVGALAVGGALTFALQGRDGDAPAELYNTDNRAVTERVTSGPQDYAALPGIPPLGAPLPGDLGGPILSAQQRGKNVPIPPVGGGAGQPTTGPTPEEQARQRAVQEREVAMASRLFLGGQSGAAPAGQGSAEPALAGLNLAALNAAAVPPAPVPPDGPNMQRSKQEFVERGPESRTLNAGRLTDPVSPHVVQAGNIIAAALITGISSDLPGQVTAQVTQNVYDSPTGRILLIPQGSRLIGDYDSQVAHGQRRVLLAWSRLILPDGRSITLDRLPAGDAAGYAGLEDRVNQHWGGIARAAALSTLLSIGAEMGSDSDDDIARAIRDGGQDTFNQAGQEIVRRQLNIQPTLTIRPGYPVRVLVSRDLVLAPWRTAR, translated from the coding sequence ATGAGCGTGGAACCCGAAGCACCGGAACAGGGGCGCCCGTCCCTCGCGGCGTCGACACCCGCCGAACCAGCACCGCTTGCACCCGCAGATCCCGCCGGGTTTCGCCTGCGCGGCGAGGTGCCGCGCGTGATGCGCCTGTCGCGCAAAGTCATCACCGGCATCGGCGCGGTCGGCGCGCTCGCGGTCGGCGGCGCGCTGACGTTCGCGCTCCAGGGCCGCGACGGCGATGCGCCCGCCGAACTCTACAACACCGACAATCGCGCCGTGACCGAACGCGTGACGAGCGGACCGCAGGACTATGCCGCGCTTCCGGGCATCCCCCCTTTGGGCGCACCGCTCCCTGGCGACCTGGGGGGCCCGATCCTGTCGGCCCAGCAACGCGGGAAGAACGTGCCGATTCCCCCGGTCGGCGGAGGCGCTGGACAGCCGACCACCGGCCCGACACCTGAAGAACAGGCCCGCCAGCGCGCCGTGCAGGAACGCGAGGTGGCCATGGCGAGCCGGCTGTTCCTTGGCGGCCAGAGTGGCGCGGCGCCTGCTGGGCAGGGTTCGGCTGAGCCCGCACTTGCCGGCCTCAACCTCGCCGCGCTCAATGCCGCCGCCGTTCCGCCAGCGCCGGTCCCACCCGACGGCCCGAACATGCAGAGGTCCAAACAGGAGTTTGTCGAACGCGGGCCGGAGAGCCGCACGCTCAATGCCGGGCGTCTGACCGACCCGGTCTCGCCCCATGTCGTCCAGGCCGGCAACATCATCGCGGCCGCCCTCATCACCGGCATCAGTTCCGACCTGCCGGGGCAGGTCACGGCCCAGGTGACCCAGAATGTCTATGACAGCCCGACCGGACGGATATTGCTAATCCCGCAGGGATCTCGACTAATCGGCGACTATGACAGCCAGGTCGCCCATGGCCAGCGCCGCGTGCTGCTGGCCTGGAGCCGGCTAATCCTGCCCGATGGCCGCTCGATCACGCTCGACCGTCTGCCGGCGGGTGACGCAGCGGGCTATGCTGGCCTTGAAGACCGGGTGAACCAGCATTGGGGCGGGATCGCGCGCGCCGCCGCGCTCTCGACCCTGCTCAGCATCGGTGCGGAAATGGGATCGGACTCTGACGACGACATCGCCCGCGCCATCCGCGACGGTGGGCAGGATACGTTCAACCAGGCCGGGCAGGAGATTGTCCGCCGCCAGCTCAACATCCAGCCTACGCTCACCATCCGGCCCGGCTATCCGGTCCGTGTGCTCGTGTCTCGCGATTTGGTGCTCGCGCCGTGGAGGACAGCACGATGA